In Anaerobacillus isosaccharinicus, one genomic interval encodes:
- a CDS encoding zinc ribbon domain-containing protein: MGKKEFIPEQHIKTRSLFRVLGPLFVIVGAACMLVAFIDFFTLQGFEEPKYFWLFFVGMPFLFIGFSLSSLGYGATVAKYQSREYAPVAKDTFNYLAKETTTGVKEIANAVQQESPSKLAITCHSCHHENVMNAKFCNGCGDKLAQVCRSCQQENIPSARFCNHCGTTL, translated from the coding sequence ATGGGAAAAAAAGAATTTATACCTGAGCAACACATAAAAACGCGTTCACTGTTCCGTGTGTTAGGACCATTATTTGTTATCGTAGGTGCAGCATGCATGCTAGTGGCATTCATAGATTTCTTTACACTTCAAGGTTTTGAAGAACCGAAGTATTTTTGGTTATTTTTTGTGGGAATGCCTTTTCTTTTTATTGGGTTTTCATTGTCATCTCTTGGGTACGGTGCGACTGTAGCGAAATATCAGAGTAGAGAATATGCACCTGTGGCAAAAGATACATTTAATTATTTGGCGAAAGAGACTACAACAGGGGTGAAAGAAATAGCTAATGCGGTACAGCAGGAAAGCCCTTCAAAATTAGCGATAACGTGCCATAGTTGTCATCACGAAAATGTTATGAATGCAAAGTTTTGCAATGGTTGTGGTGATAAATTGGCGCAAGTTTGTCGCAGTTGCCAACAAGAAAATATACCTAGTGCACGATTTTGTAATCATTGTGGAACGACGTTGTAG
- a CDS encoding cupin domain-containing protein: protein MYNGHHMYPYPYYTNVNTPMYYADNMPRENQQQVAEALFDGIKREASDIDLYSRLATVAPNQKHKKEILHALDEKKGYLNQFTNLFMTLTGSKPMYEIDNVPFRSYREGLQKAYESGIKGHEEYQKICSLTQYPLVQNVFFDASIGEREYASRFSSLEEDAFKDYGSNPFVVNIEEVTKQNNSFRTALWTGKHLQVTLMSIDVGEDIGLEVHPDLDQFLRIEQGQGRVQMGDRKDNLDFEANVFNDFAIMVPAGKWHNLTNTGNVPLKVYSIYAPPQHPYGTVHETKAIAMADEENHSH, encoded by the coding sequence ATGTATAATGGACATCATATGTATCCATATCCTTATTACACTAATGTTAACACACCAATGTATTACGCAGATAATATGCCTAGGGAGAATCAACAACAAGTAGCTGAGGCGTTATTTGATGGAATTAAAAGAGAAGCCTCAGACATTGATCTTTATAGTCGATTGGCAACAGTGGCACCAAACCAAAAGCATAAAAAAGAAATTCTTCACGCTTTAGATGAAAAAAAGGGATATTTAAATCAGTTTACAAATTTATTTATGACACTTACTGGAAGTAAGCCTATGTACGAAATCGATAACGTGCCTTTTCGTAGTTATCGAGAAGGGTTACAAAAGGCTTATGAAAGTGGAATTAAGGGACATGAAGAGTATCAAAAGATTTGTTCACTTACTCAGTATCCGCTAGTTCAAAATGTATTTTTTGATGCTTCCATCGGTGAAAGAGAGTATGCTTCGCGATTTAGCTCCTTAGAGGAGGATGCCTTTAAAGATTATGGTTCAAACCCATTTGTGGTGAATATTGAGGAGGTCACTAAACAAAATAATTCTTTTCGCACCGCTTTATGGACAGGTAAGCATTTGCAAGTGACCTTAATGAGTATCGATGTTGGAGAAGACATCGGCTTAGAAGTTCATCCTGACCTTGATCAATTCCTCCGCATCGAACAAGGTCAAGGGCGTGTTCAAATGGGGGATCGAAAAGACAATTTAGACTTTGAAGCAAATGTCTTCAATGACTTTGCGATCATGGTACCAGCTGGGAAATGGCACAATCTAACAAACACAGGGAATGTACCTCTGAAAGTGTACTCAATTTATGCACCACCTCAGCATCCATACGGTACAGTTCATGAAACAAAAGCAATTGCAATGGCCGATGAAGAAAATCATTCCCATTAA
- a CDS encoding RDD family protein, with the protein MDVSSPAGFWIRLGASIIDAILLFFVLGFISLALYGQFTTEGYSFTDFLDLLYHLLLPIFWYGYTIGKRAVDIRIARVDGEKVGLGTMLLRNIVGGIVYIITLGIGVIVSAFMVGLREDKRSIHDFIAGTYVTYDPPEEENN; encoded by the coding sequence ATGGATGTCTCAAGCCCAGCTGGCTTTTGGATTAGACTTGGTGCAAGTATAATAGATGCAATTTTGTTATTTTTCGTGTTAGGATTTATCTCACTAGCTCTATACGGTCAATTTACTACGGAAGGCTATTCCTTTACTGATTTCTTAGACCTTCTATACCACTTATTGTTACCAATTTTTTGGTATGGGTATACAATCGGGAAACGAGCGGTAGACATTAGGATTGCAAGAGTAGATGGGGAAAAAGTAGGACTCGGTACAATGCTATTAAGAAATATCGTTGGGGGAATTGTCTACATTATCACATTAGGAATTGGCGTAATTGTAAGTGCTTTTATGGTCGGGTTAAGGGAAGATAAACGTTCAATTCATGACTTTATCGCAGGAACGTATGTGACATACGATCCTCCTGAAGAAGAAAACAATTAA
- a CDS encoding SOS response-associated peptidase, producing MCGRFALSAEEEAISERFNLTTPIAGYEKRYNIAPSQLVLAIINDGRKNRAGYLKWGLVPQWAKDVTIGHKLINARGETITEKPSFRQAFRQKRCLIVTNGFYEWKREGKNKIPMYITFKDKRLFAFAGLWETFQTHESEPLHTCTIITTTPNDLVREVHDRMPVILPKVNEHKWLDRTFEDVSFLQNMIKPFPADEMITYQVSSLVNSPRNEGALLIDKVEPTTLF from the coding sequence ATGTGTGGGCGATTTGCGTTAAGTGCTGAAGAAGAGGCAATATCGGAACGTTTCAACCTGACTACTCCAATTGCAGGTTATGAGAAAAGGTATAATATAGCTCCAAGTCAGCTAGTTCTGGCTATTATTAATGACGGTCGTAAAAATCGAGCTGGTTACTTAAAGTGGGGGTTAGTTCCGCAATGGGCCAAAGACGTAACGATAGGTCATAAACTAATCAATGCTCGCGGTGAAACTATTACTGAAAAACCAAGTTTTAGGCAAGCGTTTAGACAAAAACGCTGCTTAATTGTTACAAATGGATTTTACGAATGGAAGCGAGAGGGGAAAAATAAAATTCCTATGTACATAACGTTTAAAGATAAGCGCTTATTTGCTTTTGCTGGGTTATGGGAAACGTTTCAAACTCATGAAAGTGAACCCCTCCATACTTGCACAATTATTACAACTACACCAAATGATCTAGTCCGTGAGGTGCATGACAGGATGCCGGTGATTTTGCCAAAAGTAAATGAACATAAATGGCTTGATCGTACGTTTGAAGATGTATCATTTTTACAAAATATGATCAAACCGTTTCCAGCGGATGAGATGATCACTTATCAGGTGTCTAGTCTTGTTAACTCACCTAGAAATGAAGGAGCTCTGCTAATAGATAAAGTTGAACCAACGACATTATTTTAA
- a CDS encoding YcdB/YcdC domain-containing protein, with translation MKKKSIGALSLSALLSLSLVAPSVGATNLFEQKQEERVKIQVASVNVVSKNELIKRVKELFPGKFDFVSNNDFHLHSGHRFPEDNEDIVRYNLYFSKEISGKYVHGDFEFIGEDLELNRFYYRPANEADALFPAKVSKDEAEKIADEFLSKFAKKSGDYKLSENNHYYYGGNQTLTEPIRYEFSYEKFKNGVPVSDQNVHITVLGNGEITNFNGPYQHNPNFKYEDLSKAKSETEILKQIKENFSVELQYLIDFDYRTQEAKVRLAYLPLPHVNGVHASTGNWMVRNSFVENIPNSKEIKMLVDQPLKPKHSSYSLNDAKALAEKLLNVDDVESIKLTIDGVEERKNYLGKEVISVNYMYYMGNSGSGTGLEIDKKTGAILQYHDLKEQLLKEYGKAEEPTKELTYDEALKLAVEYAKEYAPSYLHHFAYPTVETPSTKNGYHISFPRIKNGLLVSNEGLNIGISPSGSLSSFNVNLFDINQWPSKESVVAEETVMKEFLKNLQVELRYMNNYWETNSNLYNLVYTTKYNEKHHVIDALTGEWASFYNMEEEAQKPVVTDHWAEEELNFMINAGIIKVDDVDTFNPDASTTKGEALSVIMKSLTRFYDHHYGRDDQPSHTFENIQPDHALYQVVERAVNLGILDKNKKQFAFDEPLTRQELAVWYVRALGLEEAAKHGNIYKVNFADSALVKDENKGYVALANALGVLTTSNNRFRPDQEVTFGQIAVSSFRLARLAYSDNRLNRY, from the coding sequence TTGAAGAAAAAAAGTATTGGAGCTTTGTCACTATCAGCATTATTATCATTAAGTCTTGTTGCACCAAGCGTTGGAGCTACGAATTTATTTGAACAAAAACAAGAGGAAAGAGTAAAAATTCAAGTTGCTTCAGTAAATGTCGTCTCCAAAAACGAGCTTATTAAGCGAGTAAAGGAACTCTTCCCAGGAAAGTTTGATTTCGTATCAAACAACGATTTCCACTTACATTCTGGGCACCGATTCCCTGAGGACAATGAAGATATCGTCCGCTACAATCTTTATTTTTCTAAAGAAATTAGTGGGAAGTATGTTCATGGTGATTTCGAATTTATCGGTGAAGATTTAGAATTAAATCGTTTTTACTATCGTCCTGCAAACGAAGCAGATGCACTTTTTCCAGCAAAAGTCTCTAAAGATGAGGCCGAAAAGATTGCTGATGAATTTTTAAGTAAGTTTGCAAAGAAAAGTGGTGATTACAAGCTCTCTGAAAATAATCATTATTACTATGGTGGCAATCAAACACTAACAGAACCGATCCGGTATGAATTTTCTTATGAAAAATTTAAAAATGGGGTTCCTGTCTCTGACCAAAATGTTCATATCACTGTATTAGGTAACGGTGAAATCACTAACTTTAATGGCCCATACCAACATAATCCAAATTTCAAATACGAAGATCTAAGTAAAGCGAAATCCGAGACAGAAATACTTAAGCAAATTAAAGAAAACTTTTCAGTAGAACTTCAGTATTTAATAGATTTTGATTACCGAACACAGGAAGCGAAAGTTCGATTAGCATATCTACCTCTTCCGCATGTGAATGGTGTTCATGCTTCAACAGGAAATTGGATGGTACGTAACAGCTTTGTTGAGAACATACCTAATTCAAAAGAAATAAAGATGCTCGTAGATCAACCACTTAAGCCAAAACATTCTTCTTACTCTCTTAATGATGCAAAAGCGTTGGCTGAAAAGCTATTAAATGTTGACGATGTTGAGAGCATTAAATTAACGATTGATGGTGTTGAAGAGAGAAAAAATTATCTTGGAAAAGAAGTCATTTCAGTTAACTATATGTATTACATGGGTAACTCAGGGTCTGGCACCGGTTTAGAAATAGACAAAAAGACTGGTGCAATTTTGCAATACCATGACCTAAAAGAACAGTTGTTAAAGGAATATGGCAAAGCAGAAGAACCTACAAAAGAACTTACTTATGATGAAGCATTAAAATTAGCCGTTGAATATGCGAAAGAGTATGCACCATCTTATTTACATCATTTTGCTTACCCAACAGTAGAAACACCATCAACTAAAAACGGTTACCATATTTCGTTTCCACGCATTAAAAATGGATTACTCGTTTCTAATGAAGGGTTAAACATCGGTATTAGTCCTAGCGGTTCATTAAGTTCTTTCAATGTTAATCTTTTTGATATTAATCAATGGCCATCAAAAGAAAGCGTAGTTGCCGAGGAAACAGTAATGAAGGAATTTCTAAAAAATTTACAAGTGGAACTTAGATATATGAACAATTACTGGGAAACAAATAGTAATCTCTACAATTTAGTTTATACAACAAAATATAACGAAAAACATCATGTTATTGACGCTTTAACTGGCGAATGGGCAAGCTTCTATAACATGGAAGAAGAAGCCCAAAAGCCTGTCGTAACTGATCATTGGGCCGAAGAAGAATTAAACTTTATGATTAATGCAGGAATTATAAAAGTTGATGATGTGGACACCTTCAACCCTGATGCTTCTACAACAAAAGGAGAAGCTCTTTCAGTCATTATGAAATCGTTAACCCGCTTTTACGACCATCATTATGGTAGAGACGATCAACCATCACACACTTTTGAAAACATTCAACCTGATCACGCCCTCTATCAAGTCGTTGAACGTGCAGTAAATTTAGGGATACTAGACAAAAATAAAAAACAATTCGCTTTTGACGAACCACTTACTCGCCAAGAGTTAGCCGTTTGGTATGTTCGCGCCCTTGGATTAGAAGAAGCAGCAAAACATGGCAACATCTACAAGGTTAACTTTGCTGATTCAGCTTTGGTTAAGGACGAAAATAAAGGCTATGTTGCTTTAGCCAACGCATTAGGAGTGTTAACGACTAGCAATAACAGGTTTAGACCTGACCAGGAAGTTACCTTCGGACAGATTGCCGTCTCAAGCTTCCGACTCGCCAGACTTGCTTATAGCGACAACCGTTTAAATCGTTATTAA
- a CDS encoding manganese catalase family protein, with amino-acid sequence MFQRFDKLLIELPQPEYPDPNGASAVQELLGGKFGEMSTLNNYLFQSFNFRNRKKFKPFYDLVASITAEEIAHVELVSHTINIMLENTTFPGDPNIAPLQNAKDLRFHHHFIDTAQTAKPADSHGRPWTGDNVFNSGNLLLDLIHNFFLECGARTHKMRVYEMTDHPTARMMIGYLLVRGGVHVVAYAKAIQAITGVDMTKMVPIPNLSNRAFETARQFEDAGIHTKLYTWSPTDFRDVDKIWKGTHPEDGRPLEVIIGSPEGAPKPDYDSVPEEFAPGISAEDYQEIVKRLMKSAGM; translated from the coding sequence TTGTTTCAACGATTCGATAAACTTTTAATTGAGTTACCGCAACCAGAATATCCAGATCCAAACGGGGCTTCAGCCGTGCAAGAGTTACTCGGTGGAAAATTCGGTGAAATGTCTACGCTAAATAATTACTTATTCCAGTCGTTTAACTTTCGAAACCGAAAAAAGTTTAAGCCGTTTTATGATTTAGTCGCTAGTATAACAGCAGAGGAAATTGCCCATGTTGAACTAGTCTCTCATACAATTAATATTATGTTGGAGAATACGACATTCCCTGGCGATCCAAACATTGCGCCACTACAAAATGCGAAAGATTTACGTTTCCATCATCACTTTATCGACACGGCCCAAACGGCAAAACCAGCAGATTCTCATGGGCGTCCGTGGACAGGTGATAATGTCTTTAATAGTGGTAATCTGTTGCTGGACTTGATCCACAACTTCTTCTTAGAGTGCGGGGCAAGAACTCACAAGATGCGTGTATATGAAATGACTGACCATCCAACTGCACGGATGATGATTGGCTATCTCCTCGTTCGTGGTGGTGTACACGTAGTTGCCTACGCAAAAGCGATCCAAGCAATTACAGGTGTAGACATGACAAAGATGGTACCGATACCAAACTTAAGTAACCGGGCCTTTGAAACGGCAAGACAATTTGAGGATGCAGGTATTCATACGAAATTATATACATGGAGTCCAACTGATTTTCGTGATGTTGATAAAATTTGGAAAGGAACGCATCCAGAAGACGGAAGACCACTTGAAGTCATTATTGGTTCCCCAGAGGGAGCGCCTAAACCTGATTATGATTCTGTACCAGAAGAATTTGCCCCTGGTATTTCAGCAGAAGATTACCAGGAGATTGTAAAGCGTTTAATGAAGTCAGCAGGAATGTAA
- a CDS encoding YuzF family protein → MNNYQNDQRPHAGAPQMISLVDPYVYQSLLTVVGKTVVVQTTDGSVRGELADVKPDHVVVNVSGSAFFIRIQCIVWVMPQ, encoded by the coding sequence TTGAACAATTATCAAAACGATCAAAGGCCCCATGCTGGCGCTCCACAAATGATTTCTTTGGTTGACCCTTACGTTTATCAGTCACTTCTTACTGTTGTTGGAAAAACGGTTGTCGTACAAACGACAGATGGTAGTGTTCGAGGTGAATTAGCTGATGTAAAGCCGGATCACGTCGTTGTTAATGTTTCTGGATCAGCCTTTTTTATTCGAATTCAGTGCATTGTTTGGGTAATGCCGCAATAA
- a CDS encoding aminotransferase class V-fold PLP-dependent enzyme, translating to MSKLERYFKAYRKQIVGVNESYLTPFGKKKIIYADWIASGRLYHPIEKKLLKTVGPYVANTHTESNVTGTTMTQAYAHAHEIIKKHVNAGPKSDVIITYGFGMTGVVNKLQRMLGLRVPEKYKDRIFLSPENRPVVLTTHMEHHSNHTSWLETIADVVVIEPDENNQVSLKKLQKELDKYKKRKYIIGAFTSCSNVTGIETPYHKMAKLIHEYGGVCFVDFACSAPYVQIDMRPENKQEHLDAIYFSPHKFLGGPGTSGVLIFNKEMYKNKVPDNPGGGTVQWTNPWGGRAYFNEIEKREDGGTPGFLQAIKTALCIRLKEEMGVLNIKDREQELVKLAFDELSKIDGLHILQGDVRKRLGVISFYVDGIHYNLLTKLLCDRFGIQVRGGCACAGTYGHYLFGITPEQSKAITEKIEKGDLSTKPGWVRLSLHPTMTNAELLYVTKAIKQIVANSSTWERDYRYDRKNNEFYHWKFNSGPNVEKWFEEG from the coding sequence ATGTCAAAACTAGAACGCTACTTCAAAGCTTATCGAAAACAAATTGTTGGTGTAAATGAAAGTTACCTAACACCTTTTGGAAAAAAGAAGATCATTTATGCTGATTGGATTGCCAGTGGCAGATTATATCATCCAATCGAAAAAAAACTATTAAAAACAGTTGGTCCCTATGTAGCCAACACACATACAGAATCAAATGTGACCGGTACTACTATGACTCAAGCTTATGCCCATGCGCATGAAATTATAAAAAAACACGTCAACGCAGGGCCAAAAAGTGATGTCATTATTACGTATGGCTTTGGGATGACAGGTGTTGTCAATAAATTACAGCGTATGTTAGGTTTAAGGGTTCCTGAGAAATATAAAGACCGAATTTTTCTGAGTCCAGAAAATCGGCCAGTTGTGCTCACGACTCATATGGAGCATCATTCGAACCATACATCATGGCTAGAGACAATCGCCGATGTTGTCGTCATTGAGCCAGATGAAAATAATCAAGTGAGTTTAAAAAAACTTCAAAAAGAGTTGGATAAATATAAGAAACGAAAGTATATCATTGGTGCGTTTACATCGTGCTCAAATGTAACAGGTATTGAAACCCCGTACCATAAGATGGCAAAGCTCATACACGAATACGGCGGTGTTTGTTTTGTGGACTTTGCTTGTTCAGCTCCGTATGTGCAAATAGATATGAGGCCTGAGAATAAACAGGAACATTTAGATGCAATTTATTTTTCACCCCATAAATTTTTAGGGGGACCTGGGACGAGTGGCGTTTTAATTTTTAATAAAGAGATGTATAAAAATAAAGTACCTGACAATCCAGGTGGGGGAACGGTACAATGGACAAATCCTTGGGGTGGAAGAGCTTATTTTAACGAAATTGAAAAACGTGAAGACGGAGGCACTCCAGGTTTTTTACAAGCGATTAAAACGGCGCTATGTATTCGTTTGAAAGAGGAAATGGGTGTTCTAAATATTAAGGACCGGGAGCAGGAACTTGTAAAACTTGCGTTTGATGAACTAAGTAAGATTGATGGGCTCCATATTTTGCAGGGAGATGTCCGAAAGCGCCTTGGGGTGATTTCTTTTTATGTAGATGGCATTCATTACAACTTGTTAACCAAACTTTTATGTGATCGTTTTGGGATTCAAGTTCGTGGTGGATGCGCTTGTGCTGGCACCTATGGTCATTATTTGTTTGGCATTACTCCTGAACAGTCAAAGGCTATTACTGAAAAAATTGAAAAGGGAGATTTATCGACAAAGCCGGGGTGGGTTCGGCTATCGCTTCATCCGACTATGACGAATGCAGAGCTTTTGTATGTGACAAAGGCGATTAAACAAATCGTTGCAAATAGCAGCACTTGGGAACGCGATTATCGCTATGATCGTAAGAATAACGAATTTTATCACTGGAAATTTAATTCTGGTCCTAACGTTGAAAAATGGTTTGAAGAAGGCTGA
- a CDS encoding NADP-dependent isocitrate dehydrogenase: MTQKRAITIARGDGIGPEIMEATLKILDHAGAMIEPEFIDIGEKVYLTGNTTGIPDEAWESLRRTKVFLKSPITTPQGGGYKSLNVTIRKTLGLFANVRPNVSYAPFVKTKHPNMNMVIIRENEEDLYAGIEHQQTPEVVQCLKLITRPGSEKIIRYAFEYAKRNNRKKVTCLTKDNIMKLSDGLFHKVFKEVAKEYPEIEADHWIIDIGMAKVADTPQDFDVVVTLNLYGDIVSDVAAQVAGSVGLAGSANIGDNIAMFEAIHGSAPDIAAKGIANPSGLIHGAIMMLVHIGQPQVAARIHNAWLKTLEDEIYTGDIAKGRPSVGTAQFAQAVIERLGQTPTTFQPVQYENVEQSEDTQFRLAPSVTDRPKSDVVRQLDGVDVFLFNNEQTAELIGQKLETLAGPEFNLAVITNRGVKVYPNGFPETFTTDHWRCRFQLNETEGSGTNDAIINLLTRIQKAGLDFIKTENLYKFDGELGYSLGQGQ; this comes from the coding sequence ATGACACAGAAACGCGCGATAACTATTGCAAGAGGTGATGGCATTGGTCCTGAAATCATGGAGGCAACCCTTAAAATTTTGGACCACGCTGGAGCAATGATTGAACCTGAATTCATCGATATTGGTGAAAAGGTTTATTTAACGGGTAACACTACTGGAATCCCTGACGAAGCTTGGGAATCCCTAAGACGGACAAAAGTTTTTCTTAAAAGTCCAATTACTACCCCTCAAGGTGGCGGATACAAAAGTTTAAATGTAACCATTCGGAAAACGTTGGGCTTATTTGCAAACGTTAGACCAAATGTTTCGTATGCGCCTTTTGTTAAAACAAAGCATCCAAACATGAATATGGTCATCATTCGTGAAAACGAAGAGGACTTATATGCCGGAATTGAGCATCAGCAAACACCTGAAGTTGTTCAATGTCTTAAACTAATTACTCGCCCTGGCTCGGAGAAAATTATTCGGTACGCTTTTGAATATGCCAAAAGAAATAATCGTAAAAAAGTCACTTGTTTAACGAAAGACAATATTATGAAATTGTCCGATGGACTCTTCCACAAAGTATTTAAAGAAGTTGCCAAAGAATATCCTGAAATAGAAGCGGATCATTGGATTATAGATATTGGAATGGCGAAAGTCGCTGACACACCTCAAGATTTTGACGTCGTTGTTACCTTAAACCTATACGGAGATATTGTTTCCGACGTGGCTGCTCAAGTTGCTGGAAGTGTTGGACTTGCTGGTTCCGCAAACATTGGCGACAACATTGCTATGTTTGAAGCAATTCATGGTAGTGCACCTGATATCGCTGCAAAAGGAATTGCAAATCCATCTGGTCTCATCCATGGAGCGATTATGATGTTAGTCCATATTGGTCAACCCCAAGTTGCTGCTCGTATACATAACGCGTGGTTAAAAACATTAGAGGACGAAATTTATACTGGAGATATTGCCAAAGGTCGCCCTTCTGTAGGGACTGCCCAATTTGCACAAGCTGTAATCGAAAGACTTGGACAAACACCGACAACGTTTCAACCTGTTCAGTACGAAAACGTTGAACAATCAGAAGATACTCAGTTCAGACTTGCTCCATCGGTGACAGATCGACCAAAATCAGATGTAGTTCGCCAGTTAGACGGTGTCGATGTTTTCTTATTTAATAACGAGCAAACCGCAGAGCTTATTGGTCAGAAGCTAGAAACACTAGCAGGCCCTGAATTCAATTTAGCTGTCATTACAAACCGCGGCGTAAAAGTTTATCCTAACGGCTTTCCAGAAACATTCACAACCGACCACTGGCGCTGCCGTTTCCAACTAAACGAAACTGAAGGCTCTGGAACAAATGATGCGATCATTAACCTTTTAACTCGCATCCAGAAAGCAGGACTAGACTTTATTAAAACAGAGAACTTATATAAATTTGATGGTGAGCTAGGCTATTCTTTAGGTCAAGGGCAATAA
- a CDS encoding ABC transporter permease, with translation MAQHILANTGKLTRFLLKLDRLRIPLWLFGLTFFTLIIPPAFMNLYPSQQERDILTETMANPAMTAMLGPGNFENYTIGAMTAHQMLLMTAVVVGLMSILLLTRHTRADEEDGRVEMIRSLPTGRLSYLNASLLVLSGTSVALALLTGFGMYALGVESMDLAGSLLYGAVLGGTGLVFAGVTAVFAQLSASSRGTLGWSVAVLLISYLGRAITDVSNETLSWLFPLGWVSKTDVYSSNNWGPIFIMVGVSFILFLIANFLNGIRDLEQGFIPSKPGRKFASRFLQSPIGVVFRLQRTGTISWGIGLFVLGASYGSIFGDLEKFFQGNEIYEQMLMQVEGASIVEQFIPTLMIVITLLASIPPIMAMNKLRGEEKNGRIEHLLSRAVSRTQLMGSYLIISLINGFLMISISALGLWSAGHAVMDEGLDFGMVFGAAFVFYPAMLVMIGISVALIGVLPKLTNYIWLYFFYSFIVLYLGALFQFDEWVGLLTPYGHVPSVPIDDVTFLPLFVLSLVAVVLMIVGFVGFRRRDIAS, from the coding sequence ATGGCTCAACACATACTTGCAAATACTGGCAAGCTTACTCGTTTTCTTCTCAAACTTGATCGGTTAAGAATTCCATTATGGTTATTTGGTCTAACTTTTTTTACATTAATTATTCCGCCTGCATTTATGAATCTCTACCCTAGTCAACAAGAAAGGGACATCTTAACAGAAACGATGGCAAATCCTGCGATGACAGCCATGCTTGGACCTGGTAATTTCGAAAACTATACGATTGGTGCAATGACGGCACATCAAATGTTACTTATGACTGCGGTCGTTGTTGGCTTAATGAGTATTTTACTTTTGACAAGGCATACAAGGGCAGATGAAGAAGATGGTCGCGTGGAAATGATTCGTTCTTTACCTACAGGGCGTCTTTCTTACTTAAATGCTTCATTACTTGTGTTATCTGGTACGAGTGTCGCTTTAGCACTACTTACAGGCTTTGGGATGTATGCACTTGGGGTAGAAAGTATGGATTTGGCAGGATCATTGCTCTACGGTGCTGTTTTAGGTGGAACAGGACTGGTTTTTGCTGGAGTCACAGCTGTGTTTGCTCAGCTTTCAGCAAGCTCCCGTGGAACGCTAGGATGGTCAGTTGCTGTACTATTAATTTCTTATCTTGGCCGAGCAATTACAGATGTGAGTAATGAAACATTGTCTTGGCTTTTTCCTTTAGGTTGGGTTTCAAAAACAGATGTGTATTCCTCAAATAATTGGGGACCGATTTTCATTATGGTTGGAGTATCTTTCATCTTATTTTTAATAGCAAATTTTTTAAATGGTATTCGTGATTTAGAACAAGGCTTTATTCCTTCAAAACCTGGACGGAAGTTTGCGAGCCGTTTTTTACAAAGTCCTATTGGTGTTGTATTTCGACTTCAACGGACTGGGACAATCTCATGGGGAATTGGCTTGTTTGTACTTGGGGCTTCCTATGGATCGATTTTTGGAGATTTAGAAAAATTTTTTCAAGGCAATGAAATATATGAACAAATGTTAATGCAGGTTGAGGGTGCTTCAATAGTCGAGCAATTTATCCCAACATTAATGATTGTTATTACGTTGTTAGCTTCGATCCCTCCGATTATGGCCATGAATAAACTTCGGGGCGAAGAGAAGAATGGCAGGATTGAGCATTTGTTAAGTAGAGCAGTATCAAGGACTCAGCTAATGGGAAGTTACTTAATTATCTCCCTTATTAATGGGTTTTTGATGATTTCTATTAGTGCACTAGGCTTGTGGTCTGCTGGTCATGCGGTTATGGATGAAGGGCTTGATTTTGGAATGGTCTTTGGTGCTGCGTTCGTTTTCTATCCTGCCATGCTTGTCATGATCGGTATCTCAGTAGCACTTATTGGAGTGCTGCCAAAACTGACTAATTACATATGGCTTTACTTTTTCTATTCATTTATTGTGCTTTATTTAGGTGCCTTATTTCAGTTTGATGAGTGGGTAGGGCTATTGACTCCATATGGACATGTGCCAAGTGTGCCTATTGATGATGTGACATTTTTGCCGCTATTTGTGTTGAGTTTGGTTGCGGTAGTCCTAATGATCGTAGGGTTTGTCGGGTTTAGAAGGCGTGACATAGCTAGTTAA